In a single window of the Pseudobacteriovorax antillogorgiicola genome:
- a CDS encoding TIGR02147 family protein, with product MVSVTKSVLLSHSGIESLEKIIALRKTEKPSFSKNYISKRIGLKSRGYLTDVFKGRKKLSARYVGPIIETLSLDTTEATLLEKKILLETEFAKSEKVRDQLDREIKILTKTLKYHEINMDDMRDIFTFSLVYLSLFLFPEHQASERELMAILKDVPAQRIQSALRCLHQRELVTKADGIYKINHKKDFSFLFTNFSQQHEIKHLQSAIDESRSKVPDIAKKRDEVLFLSSLLTVKKQSYMEAIDKLKDTFRTVHSELEDDEPDTLVRLNLQMYPVISKEKERCLHEA from the coding sequence ATGGTGAGTGTCACGAAGTCAGTATTGCTATCGCACTCTGGAATTGAGTCGCTAGAAAAAATTATCGCCCTTCGAAAAACTGAGAAGCCTTCGTTCTCCAAAAACTACATCTCTAAGCGAATCGGCCTGAAATCTCGGGGTTATCTTACCGATGTCTTTAAAGGTCGAAAGAAACTGAGTGCCCGCTATGTAGGGCCCATCATTGAGACTTTGAGTCTCGATACCACTGAAGCAACTCTACTTGAAAAGAAGATCCTTTTAGAGACTGAGTTCGCCAAATCTGAAAAGGTTCGCGATCAATTAGATCGTGAAATTAAGATCCTAACAAAAACACTTAAATATCACGAAATCAATATGGACGACATGAGAGATATCTTTACTTTCTCACTTGTCTACCTGAGCCTCTTCTTGTTCCCAGAACATCAAGCTTCGGAACGAGAACTTATGGCCATCTTGAAAGACGTCCCCGCGCAAAGAATTCAAAGCGCCCTCCGCTGCCTTCACCAACGGGAGTTGGTTACTAAAGCCGACGGCATTTACAAGATCAATCACAAGAAAGACTTCTCCTTTCTATTCACAAATTTTAGCCAGCAGCATGAGATCAAACACTTGCAAAGCGCTATCGATGAAAGTCGAAGTAAGGTTCCCGATATTGCTAAAAAGCGGGATGAGGTGCTTTTTCTCAGCTCACTGTTAACAGTTAAAAAACAAAGTTATATGGAGGCCATAGATAAACTTAAAGATACGTTTCGAACTGTCCATTCTGAATTAGAAGACGATGAGCCCGATACCCTGGTTCGTCTCAATTTACAAATGTATCCTGTAATCTCAAAAGAGAAGGAGAGGTGTTTACATGAAGCTTAA
- a CDS encoding DUF4360 domain-containing protein — translation MRLMGITSLLFLLSQSTQANEAPDPSKVYIKKITWAGSGCADSTAVGSNISADAQAFTLTFNSFSAEIGPGIPLGDRRSKCKIKVDLRIPGGWSYALFDVDYRGEVALEEGVNATFNSQYYFQSRSSDRVIFESHLQGEIFDFFQRRDTVGISDVVWSPCGKNRALNIESEVSLDTDHSDRSGAFYIDSMDGSFTQVYSIQWLKC, via the coding sequence ATGCGTCTCATGGGAATCACAAGCCTCTTATTCTTACTAAGTCAAAGCACTCAAGCTAACGAAGCTCCAGACCCGTCAAAGGTATACATAAAGAAGATCACTTGGGCTGGAAGTGGCTGCGCCGACTCTACCGCCGTGGGCTCAAACATCTCTGCGGATGCTCAGGCCTTTACGTTAACCTTCAATTCATTCTCAGCGGAAATTGGGCCAGGTATTCCTCTGGGCGACCGCCGATCCAAATGTAAGATCAAGGTCGATCTTCGTATTCCAGGGGGCTGGAGCTACGCGCTATTTGATGTGGACTATCGTGGTGAAGTCGCCCTTGAGGAAGGTGTCAATGCAACCTTCAACTCTCAGTACTACTTTCAATCGAGGTCGTCCGATCGAGTTATATTTGAAAGCCATCTTCAGGGAGAGATTTTCGACTTTTTCCAAAGGCGGGATACAGTTGGTATTTCAGATGTGGTCTGGTCTCCTTGCGGCAAAAATAGGGCTCTTAACATTGAAAGCGAAGTTTCTTTAGATACCGATCACTCCGATCGCAGCGGCGCCTTCTACATAGACTCGATGGATGGTTCCTTCACCCAAGTCTATAGCATTCAGTGGCTAAAATGCTAA